The following are encoded in a window of Kitasatospora sp. NBC_01250 genomic DNA:
- a CDS encoding PIG-L family deacetylase: protein MADRPLTLMAVHAHPDDEATGTGGVLARYAAEGFRTVLVTCTDGGCGDGPGGAKPGDPGHDPAAVAAMRRTELEASCDVLKVTHLELLGYADSGMMGWPANDAPGSFWSTPVEEAAARLGELMLRHQPDVVVTYDENGFYGHPDHIQANRVTMAALERTGLASKVYWTTAPRSMMARFGEVMREFGADWEEPDPAEAAAMPEIGLPDEEITTWVDTTAFGGQKFDALLAHASQSENIFFLRMGKERFTELMGVETFVRVQDTTGAALPENDLFAGLR, encoded by the coding sequence ATGGCCGACCGGCCCTTGACGCTGATGGCAGTGCACGCCCACCCCGACGACGAGGCCACCGGAACGGGGGGAGTTCTCGCGCGCTATGCGGCCGAGGGCTTTCGCACGGTCCTGGTCACCTGTACCGACGGCGGCTGCGGTGACGGCCCGGGGGGAGCCAAGCCGGGCGACCCCGGGCACGACCCGGCGGCCGTCGCCGCGATGCGCCGCACCGAACTCGAAGCGAGCTGCGACGTCCTGAAGGTCACCCACCTGGAGCTGCTCGGGTACGCCGACTCGGGCATGATGGGCTGGCCGGCCAATGACGCGCCCGGATCGTTCTGGAGCACGCCGGTGGAGGAGGCCGCCGCCCGCCTGGGCGAGTTGATGCTGCGCCACCAGCCCGATGTGGTGGTGACCTACGACGAGAACGGGTTCTACGGCCACCCCGATCACATCCAGGCGAACCGGGTCACGATGGCCGCGCTGGAGCGCACCGGCCTCGCGTCGAAGGTGTACTGGACGACGGCCCCGCGCTCGATGATGGCGCGCTTCGGGGAGGTCATGCGCGAGTTCGGTGCCGACTGGGAGGAGCCGGACCCGGCGGAGGCCGCCGCGATGCCCGAGATCGGGCTGCCCGACGAGGAGATCACCACCTGGGTGGACACCACCGCGTTCGGCGGCCAGAAGTTCGACGCGCTGCTCGCCCACGCCAGCCAGAGCGAGAACATCTTCTTCCTGCGGATGGGCAAGGAGAGGTTCACCGAGCTGATGGGGGTGGAGACCTTCGTACGGGTCCAGGACACCACCGGCGCGGCGCTGCCCGAGAACGACCTCTTCGCCGGCCTGCGCTGA